In one window of Vibrio sp. DW001 DNA:
- a CDS encoding PfkB family carbohydrate kinase, translating into MTEREQQILSILRTEPMIAQQVLADKLGLSRSAVAGHIMNLTKKGFIQGKGYIIAPNQYAMVIGGANMDLCGRSSAALIQGDSNPGQLTSGAGGVARNIADNLSRLGSSVQFIGAMGDDNWGEQLKSACREAGVSVEHCLTVTGATSSSYLSIHDHDGEMQLALNDMKLIDRLNAEQLAQREGAIARSSAIVLDANLSHSALEYLFHVHSDIDIFVDPVSSVKAPKLLPFLDKIHTLKPNLMEAELLSGITFTQQSDLEKIAGTLHNKGVEQILISLGSKGAYSSCSEGATFIPPSKTQVNNVTGAGDALMAGLTHGYLNQWQWSNTVEFALGAARLALVAENTINSTMSEKAVRRLIEETITC; encoded by the coding sequence ATGACTGAGAGAGAACAACAGATATTAAGTATCTTGCGAACAGAGCCAATGATCGCACAACAAGTTCTAGCGGATAAGCTAGGGTTAAGCCGCAGCGCTGTTGCTGGCCATATCATGAACCTCACGAAAAAAGGGTTCATTCAAGGCAAAGGGTACATCATTGCACCCAACCAATACGCTATGGTCATTGGCGGTGCCAATATGGACCTTTGCGGACGCTCCTCTGCCGCTTTGATACAAGGTGATTCTAATCCTGGCCAGCTCACAAGTGGCGCTGGAGGCGTAGCGAGAAATATTGCTGACAATCTTAGTCGTTTAGGCAGTTCCGTACAGTTTATTGGTGCAATGGGTGACGATAATTGGGGTGAGCAGCTTAAATCTGCCTGCCGTGAAGCTGGCGTTAGTGTCGAGCACTGTTTAACAGTGACAGGCGCAACATCTAGCAGTTATTTGTCGATACACGACCATGACGGCGAGATGCAATTAGCACTTAACGACATGAAGTTGATCGACCGACTTAATGCAGAGCAACTCGCTCAGCGTGAAGGGGCCATTGCTCGCTCTAGCGCGATTGTTCTCGATGCTAACTTAAGCCACAGCGCTCTTGAATACCTCTTTCATGTTCATAGTGACATTGACATTTTTGTCGACCCTGTTTCGTCAGTCAAAGCGCCCAAGCTACTGCCATTCTTAGATAAAATTCACACATTAAAGCCAAACTTAATGGAAGCGGAATTACTGTCTGGCATTACGTTTACACAACAGAGCGACCTAGAAAAAATTGCTGGGACCCTACACAACAAAGGGGTTGAGCAAATACTGATAAGCCTTGGAAGCAAAGGGGCTTATTCCAGCTGTAGCGAGGGAGCAACATTTATCCCTCCATCAAAAACACAGGTTAACAATGTAACCGGAGCGGGCGATGCGTTAATGGCTGGCCTTACTCACGGGTACCTGAATCAATGGCAGTGGAGTAACACTGTCGAATTTGCACTTGGCGCAGCACGATTAGCGCTAGTTGCTGAAAACACGATTAATTCAACTATGTCTGAAAAAGCGGTTCGACGCTTAATAGAGGAAACCATCACATGTTAG
- a CDS encoding pseudouridine-5'-phosphate glycosidase has translation MLEKYLDIQPEVAQALANNQPVVALESTIISHGMPFPRNVETALLVENTIREQGAVPATIAIINGRLKVGLSEEQITHLGKAGSAVTKVSRRDIPFVVASKQDGATTVAATMILASMAGIKVFATGGIGGVHRGAQQTMDISADLQELANTDVAVICAGAKSILDLGLTREYLETQGVPVIGYQTDSLPAFYTRESEHSIDYRLDTADQIALALKAKWEMNLNGGVVIANPIPVEFAMPTDTITHAVNTALAEAEEQGILGKESTPFLLARVCELTGGNSLDSNIHLVLNNARLGAQIAIEYSKL, from the coding sequence ATGTTAGAGAAATACCTTGATATCCAACCAGAAGTGGCACAAGCATTAGCCAACAACCAACCTGTTGTTGCCCTAGAATCAACAATCATCTCACATGGTATGCCATTTCCAAGGAATGTAGAAACGGCTCTGTTGGTCGAGAACACCATCCGTGAACAAGGTGCGGTACCTGCCACTATCGCTATCATCAATGGTCGCTTAAAAGTTGGACTTTCAGAAGAACAGATCACACACCTAGGCAAAGCTGGCTCAGCCGTAACCAAAGTAAGCCGTCGTGATATACCTTTTGTCGTCGCAAGCAAGCAAGATGGCGCAACGACCGTCGCAGCTACAATGATTCTGGCATCAATGGCGGGCATTAAAGTCTTCGCTACTGGTGGTATTGGTGGTGTTCACCGTGGTGCACAACAAACCATGGACATCTCTGCTGATCTGCAAGAGCTTGCAAATACAGATGTTGCGGTTATCTGTGCGGGTGCTAAATCGATTCTTGATCTTGGACTTACGCGCGAATACCTTGAAACCCAAGGTGTACCAGTTATTGGTTACCAAACTGACAGCCTTCCAGCATTTTACACGCGAGAAAGTGAGCACAGCATCGATTATCGCCTAGATACTGCGGATCAAATTGCATTGGCACTCAAAGCAAAATGGGAAATGAATTTAAACGGTGGCGTTGTGATAGCCAATCCAATTCCTGTCGAATTTGCCATGCCAACAGACACCATTACTCACGCTGTCAATACTGCGCTGGCGGAAGCGGAAGAACAAGGTATCTTAGGTAAGGAATCGACACCATTCTTGTTGGCTCGCGTTTGCGAACTAACTGGTGGCAACAGCCTAGATTCAAATATTCACCTCGTATTAAACAACGCTCGTTTAGGCGCTCAAATCGCGATTGAATACAGCAAGCTTTAA
- a CDS encoding antibiotic biosynthesis monooxygenase, with protein sequence MDKGLFITAEIRIKEDVDYDHALLAIKAFCVSMNSEEGCTMAIPMKSKTDSRQFIFWERYEDEAAYEKHFRAEHTQKFIKQGFTDLVSAYQTYQF encoded by the coding sequence GTGGATAAAGGTCTATTTATTACAGCAGAAATTCGCATCAAAGAAGATGTGGATTATGACCATGCATTACTAGCGATCAAAGCGTTCTGTGTAAGTATGAACAGCGAAGAAGGCTGTACCATGGCAATACCGATGAAGAGTAAAACAGATTCACGGCAGTTTATATTTTGGGAGCGCTATGAAGATGAAGCTGCCTATGAAAAGCATTTTCGCGCAGAACATACGCAGAAGTTTATTAAACAAGGATTCACAGACCTTGTTAGCGCCTATCAAACTTACCAATTCTAA
- a CDS encoding Gfo/Idh/MocA family oxidoreductase — MKWGILGTSFISGVMADAIKEEGTTEIYAVAGRSLEPLQAFAKQHQVEKVYQDFDALINDKEVDVVYVALPNHLHHEYIIKAAQAGKAVLSEKSLSVDMEKADLALRAVEKHNVFFAEGLMYLNHPLIAQIMQELVNGSIGEVKSINAQYVASIAEFVNPDSKGALYNLGCYPVSLMHLVLKSCFGEQVFDQYNLAAFGKMGTDGNICDTAATFQFKNGVVAQLHTAEDHGLFPQFTILGSKGSLTISSNPWLPEAAGNHFVVTEYEQDGRVFNVDARGNGFLYQVRNIRQAVEQGELTLKGTSARPEDSRTIMRLLTDWEAATGL; from the coding sequence CTGAAATGGGGTATTTTAGGAACAAGCTTTATTTCCGGTGTCATGGCCGATGCCATCAAAGAAGAAGGAACAACCGAGATATATGCTGTTGCTGGTCGTTCGCTCGAACCGCTGCAAGCGTTTGCAAAACAGCATCAGGTTGAGAAGGTTTACCAAGATTTCGATGCGTTGATTAACGATAAAGAGGTTGATGTGGTTTATGTCGCCTTACCGAATCACCTTCATCATGAGTACATTATTAAAGCAGCGCAAGCTGGCAAAGCTGTCTTGAGTGAAAAGTCACTTTCTGTTGATATGGAGAAGGCCGATTTAGCGCTGCGAGCGGTCGAAAAGCACAACGTTTTTTTTGCGGAAGGTTTGATGTATCTCAACCATCCGCTTATTGCCCAGATCATGCAGGAACTTGTTAACGGAAGTATTGGCGAAGTGAAGTCGATTAATGCGCAGTATGTGGCCTCTATCGCTGAGTTTGTTAATCCAGATAGTAAAGGCGCGCTTTATAATCTAGGTTGTTATCCTGTGTCTCTTATGCATCTTGTACTAAAAAGCTGTTTTGGTGAGCAAGTGTTTGATCAATACAATTTGGCTGCATTTGGTAAAATGGGTACCGACGGGAATATATGTGATACCGCCGCAACGTTTCAATTTAAAAATGGTGTTGTTGCGCAGTTACATACGGCAGAAGACCACGGTTTGTTTCCACAATTCACGATTCTTGGAAGCAAAGGAAGCCTCACGATTTCGTCGAACCCTTGGTTACCGGAAGCAGCAGGGAATCATTTTGTGGTGACTGAGTATGAACAAGATGGAAGAGTGTTTAATGTCGATGCGAGAGGGAATGGCTTCTTGTATCAAGTACGAAATATAAGACAAGCTGTTGAGCAGGGTGAACTCACGTTGAAAGGAACCAGCGCGCGGCCGGAAGATTCCCGAACAATCATGCGACTCCTAACCGATTGGGAAGCCGCTACAGGTTTATGA
- the glpD gene encoding glycerol-3-phosphate dehydrogenase, whose amino-acid sequence MEKVENVHDLIVIGGGINGVAVASDAAGRGLDVALFEMNDLASATSSASSKLIHGGLRYLEHYEFRLVSEALAEREVLLNNAPHLVAPLRFQLPHRPHLRPAWMIRIGLFLYDNIGKRVSLPASHGLKFASNGPLLPQMKKGFEYSDCAVDDARLVVINAKLAQEKGAKIHTRSKCIDAARSKEGWTVTIEDTLTGKTTEFKAKALVNAAGPWVDKFFDSQLKMTSPRGIRLVKGSHVIVPKMYEENHAFILQNEDNRIVFVLPYLDDYSVIGTTDVEYTGNPSKVTIDDDEISYLCDIVNQHFVKPVSPDDVISTWSGVRPLCEDESSDAQAVTRDYTIELDDQQPNAPLLSIFGGKLTTYRKLGQAAVDQLSPFFPQMNEPWTKTATLPGGDFTTRDSLQSTLLKQYPWLEAKLARRLVRAYGTLSVSILKQISSVEELGTHFGHGLYQAEVDYLVAEEWAVSVEDILWRRSKLGLKYTQAEVNALDAYLNPLSTQAEKVEDTVLSA is encoded by the coding sequence ATGGAAAAAGTAGAAAACGTTCATGATTTAATAGTCATCGGTGGCGGCATCAATGGTGTCGCTGTCGCAAGTGACGCGGCGGGTCGCGGGTTAGACGTCGCGTTATTTGAGATGAACGATCTTGCATCTGCCACCTCCTCTGCAAGTAGTAAACTGATACATGGTGGACTTCGTTATCTTGAGCATTACGAATTTCGTTTAGTCAGTGAGGCATTAGCAGAGCGTGAAGTATTGTTGAATAACGCGCCTCATCTGGTGGCTCCTTTACGTTTTCAACTACCGCATCGCCCACATCTACGCCCAGCTTGGATGATTCGTATCGGTCTATTTCTTTACGACAACATCGGCAAGCGCGTTTCTTTACCCGCAAGCCACGGACTAAAATTTGCTTCTAACGGCCCTTTATTGCCACAAATGAAAAAAGGCTTCGAGTATTCCGATTGCGCCGTAGACGATGCTCGTTTAGTGGTTATTAACGCCAAATTAGCGCAAGAGAAAGGGGCGAAGATACACACGCGCTCAAAATGTATTGACGCTGCTCGCAGTAAAGAAGGTTGGACGGTCACGATAGAAGATACATTGACAGGAAAAACAACCGAGTTTAAAGCGAAGGCGTTAGTCAATGCTGCTGGGCCATGGGTCGATAAATTTTTTGACTCACAGTTAAAAATGACTTCGCCTCGTGGGATTCGATTGGTGAAAGGCAGCCATGTCATTGTGCCCAAGATGTATGAAGAAAATCATGCCTTCATTTTACAGAACGAAGATAACCGAATTGTATTTGTACTGCCCTATCTCGATGATTATTCAGTTATCGGTACCACCGATGTGGAATATACAGGCAACCCTTCAAAAGTGACGATAGATGATGACGAAATAAGCTACCTATGTGACATCGTTAATCAGCATTTTGTTAAACCCGTCTCCCCAGACGATGTCATCTCAACCTGGTCTGGTGTCCGTCCTCTTTGTGAAGATGAGTCATCCGACGCACAAGCGGTAACGAGAGATTACACCATTGAACTCGATGACCAACAACCAAATGCGCCTTTACTCTCTATATTTGGTGGCAAACTCACCACCTACAGAAAACTTGGTCAAGCTGCCGTCGATCAGCTTTCGCCTTTCTTCCCTCAAATGAATGAACCATGGACCAAAACAGCGACATTACCAGGTGGTGACTTCACCACTCGAGATAGCTTGCAAAGCACGCTTTTAAAGCAGTATCCATGGTTAGAAGCCAAGCTTGCGAGGCGCTTAGTTAGGGCTTACGGCACCCTCTCCGTTTCTATCCTTAAGCAGATAAGTAGCGTAGAAGAACTTGGTACACACTTTGGACACGGCTTGTACCAAGCAGAAGTAGATTATTTGGTCGCTGAGGAGTGGGCCGTCAGTGTCGAAGATATTCTTTGGCGCAGAAGTAAACTCGGACTCAAGTATACGCAAGCAGAAGTTAACGCTTTAGATGCATACCTTAATCCCCTTAGCACACAAGCTGAAAAGGTAGAAGACACGGTTTTATCGGCTTAA
- the msrB gene encoding peptide-methionine (R)-S-oxide reductase MsrB produces the protein MKRLSKWLLSFAVILPALVLIIMPESSANAESNKPTAINSQVATLAGGCFWCTESDFEKLDGVTDVVSGYAGGELDNPTYKQVSSGKSGHIEVIQVTYDADSLSYEQILDHLFRHMDPTDDKGSFVDRGPQYRPAIFYHTPEQKAIAMQFIKEVDDAGIYPDPIATELIEYTEFFPAEDYHQDYYKKSKVRYNYYRYASGRDQYLDKLFGEDRNENQVTLRQLIDGKKQTANLKQYRKPSDEEIRKNLTSLQYDVTQKDATERPFNNPYWDNKKEGIYVDVVTGEPLFSSTDKYKSGTGWPSFTRPLAGSYVVTTTDYKLIYPRTEVRSKFGDSHLGHVFKDGPAPTGLRYCMNSASMRFVPVEKMGTEGYEEYLHLFEG, from the coding sequence ATGAAGCGATTATCCAAGTGGTTGCTCTCTTTCGCGGTGATATTGCCAGCACTCGTACTGATCATCATGCCAGAAAGCTCTGCCAACGCAGAGAGCAACAAACCAACCGCAATAAACAGTCAAGTTGCCACACTTGCTGGTGGTTGCTTTTGGTGTACAGAATCTGATTTCGAGAAACTCGATGGCGTTACAGACGTCGTTTCTGGTTATGCCGGTGGAGAGCTAGATAACCCAACCTACAAACAGGTCTCTTCAGGTAAATCAGGGCACATTGAAGTTATTCAGGTTACCTATGACGCAGATAGCCTAAGCTACGAACAGATACTCGATCACCTCTTTAGGCATATGGATCCAACAGACGACAAAGGTTCATTTGTCGACCGTGGTCCGCAATACCGTCCGGCTATTTTCTATCACACGCCAGAACAAAAAGCCATCGCGATGCAGTTCATTAAAGAGGTAGACGATGCTGGAATATATCCGGATCCAATCGCCACTGAATTAATAGAATATACCGAGTTCTTTCCGGCGGAAGATTACCATCAGGATTACTATAAAAAGAGCAAGGTTCGCTATAACTACTACCGCTATGCATCGGGTCGAGATCAATACTTAGACAAGCTATTTGGAGAAGATAGAAATGAGAACCAAGTAACTTTACGTCAACTAATCGACGGCAAAAAACAGACGGCAAACCTAAAACAGTATCGCAAACCCTCGGATGAAGAAATCCGTAAGAACCTAACCTCACTGCAATATGATGTTACCCAAAAAGATGCGACTGAACGCCCATTTAACAACCCCTATTGGGACAATAAGAAAGAAGGTATCTATGTGGATGTTGTTACAGGTGAGCCCCTTTTCTCTTCGACCGATAAATACAAATCGGGAACTGGCTGGCCAAGTTTTACCAGACCACTCGCGGGTAGTTACGTTGTCACCACTACGGACTACAAACTGATTTATCCAAGAACAGAAGTAAGAAGCAAGTTTGGTGATTCACACCTAGGTCATGTATTCAAAGATGGACCAGCACCTACCGGGCTTAGATATTGTATGAACTCAGCTTCAATGCGATTTGTCCCAGTAGAAAAGATGGGGACAGAAGGATACGAGGAGTATCTACATTTGTTTGAAGGATAA
- a CDS encoding LysR substrate-binding domain-containing protein yields MDKLKSMQVFVYVVEHGTFSSAAVHFSITATMIGKHIKQLEKQLGTQLITRTTRKQSLTESGQLYYRDCKRILEEITNVENKILTVENRPKGTVRINAPVTYGSIVLAPIVADFLKLYPEINIELTLDNLRIDPILDQVDIIIRIGHLNDSALIARPLGQYEMIFSASPKYLSTYGIPSKVKDLVNHHCLGFHYGDIQSHQASRLGTHAFDKTNIRLSSNNGYALKVAALQGLGIMLQPKISLTSEITDQSLIQILDDESPTPNPIHVLYKSKFIPIKTRTFVDYLLECTV; encoded by the coding sequence ATGGACAAGTTAAAAAGTATGCAGGTCTTCGTTTACGTGGTCGAACATGGCACATTTTCCAGCGCCGCGGTTCATTTCTCGATAACCGCTACCATGATTGGTAAACATATAAAACAACTTGAGAAACAGCTTGGGACTCAACTCATCACTCGAACCACGAGAAAACAGTCATTAACTGAATCTGGTCAACTTTATTACCGCGATTGCAAACGAATATTAGAAGAGATCACCAATGTAGAAAATAAAATACTCACCGTTGAAAACAGACCAAAAGGGACGGTAAGAATTAATGCGCCTGTCACGTATGGAAGTATTGTTTTGGCCCCTATTGTCGCCGATTTTCTTAAGTTATACCCAGAGATTAACATAGAGCTTACCTTGGATAATCTCCGTATCGACCCTATTCTTGATCAGGTTGACATCATCATTCGCATTGGCCATCTTAACGACTCAGCGTTGATTGCTCGCCCATTAGGCCAGTATGAGATGATCTTTAGCGCCTCCCCAAAATATTTATCCACCTACGGCATACCGAGCAAGGTCAAGGACCTAGTGAATCATCATTGCTTGGGCTTCCACTATGGGGATATTCAATCTCATCAGGCAAGTCGATTAGGCACACATGCCTTTGATAAGACCAATATCCGTTTATCCTCAAACAATGGTTATGCGTTGAAAGTGGCCGCTTTACAAGGCCTTGGGATAATGCTCCAGCCGAAGATTTCACTTACTTCTGAGATAACCGACCAATCACTTATTCAGATTCTTGATGACGAATCACCAACCCCTAATCCAATACATGTGTTGTATAAAAGTAAGTTTATTCCTATCAAAACACGAACATTTGTCGACTATTTATTGGAATGTACTGTGTAA
- a CDS encoding nitroreductase family protein has translation METTLINPPEETQSVIFQQLIQSRRSVRKYDQSAAFDHQAVSRSLDLAILSPNSSNMQLWQFHRIIGEPARTELADICMGQKAAKTANELVAFVVTPDKWRPRAQMNAENVRKAFEGREDAVSKRALQYYEKFIPILYRNDRFGLFGLFRKLWSAYLGVKKPSVREVGKSDLRVSLHKSSSLAAMTFMTAMRAEGYDTCPMEGFDSKRAKVLLGLEKNAEITMIISCGSRTEDGIYSERQRVSRNDVVFTH, from the coding sequence GTGGAAACAACGTTAATAAATCCTCCAGAGGAAACGCAATCAGTTATTTTTCAGCAACTGATTCAGTCGCGTCGTTCTGTAAGAAAATATGATCAAAGCGCTGCGTTTGATCATCAAGCGGTGAGCCGGTCCCTCGACTTGGCTATATTGTCGCCAAATAGTTCCAATATGCAACTCTGGCAATTTCATCGAATCATTGGTGAACCCGCTCGAACTGAATTAGCGGATATCTGTATGGGGCAGAAAGCCGCAAAAACTGCTAACGAACTGGTTGCCTTCGTCGTCACTCCCGATAAGTGGCGACCTCGGGCTCAAATGAATGCTGAAAATGTGCGTAAGGCCTTCGAAGGTCGCGAAGATGCGGTTTCGAAAAGAGCCTTACAATACTACGAAAAATTTATTCCTATATTATATAGAAACGATAGATTTGGCTTGTTTGGGTTATTCAGAAAGTTGTGGAGTGCGTATTTAGGTGTGAAAAAACCGTCAGTGAGAGAGGTTGGAAAGTCTGATCTTCGAGTTAGTCTACATAAAAGTAGTTCGCTTGCCGCAATGACATTTATGACCGCTATGCGGGCAGAAGGATACGATACGTGCCCAATGGAAGGTTTTGATTCAAAACGAGCCAAAGTGTTGTTAGGTTTAGAAAAAAACGCGGAAATTACCATGATAATAAGCTGTGGTTCGCGTACTGAAGATGGTATTTACAGCGAACGTCAAAGAGTCAGTCGTAATGATGTTGTATTTACTCATTAA